In Stutzerimonas stutzeri, a genomic segment contains:
- the dcuS gene encoding DcuS/MalK family sensor histidine kinase, whose product MRLRLNTLISLLVAVMVVLALGLALWLFNVQLRETLEEGQAARVTNLAQSVAARADVQRALGQSSPDLRASNPLQAEVDALRRQLGVDFIVVMDRRALRLTHPEPVRIGRAFSGNDEARALAGETYASRAAGSLGTSIRGFAPVIGEQGYVIGAVSVGVTLASLGDLLNERRRDVLIGVLALMLIAAFGAHLLARYIKRVLLGLEPYEITRLVEERQAMLASVREGVMAVDDRARITLVNPAAERLLASTGLGKAPLSRPIAEYLPNSGLPEVLASATEQLDREFSLNGRAILVNRAPIRHQGRVIGAIATFRDKSEVNALAEQLTGVSRYAEALRATTHEFKNKLHVLLGLAQMGDLDALRAYLHDLADHQLAPATALVEGIGEPVLAGFLLGKQSEARERGILFKVDVEHPVPAAAPEQVHGLVTIVGNLLENAFEAVAEQDERRVNLTLDYDEAMLSLHVQDTGAGIEAAVRERLFERGVSTKGERRGIGLTAVHEQVEAWGGTLAVYSEAGRGSLFEIELPYRTAAGTAEP is encoded by the coding sequence TTGCGCTTGCGCCTGAATACGCTGATCTCACTGCTCGTCGCTGTCATGGTGGTGCTGGCGTTGGGGCTCGCCCTCTGGCTGTTCAACGTGCAGTTGCGCGAGACCCTGGAGGAAGGCCAAGCCGCGCGCGTGACAAACTTGGCGCAGAGCGTGGCGGCGCGTGCGGACGTGCAGCGAGCCCTGGGGCAATCAAGTCCTGACCTGCGAGCCAGCAACCCGCTGCAAGCCGAGGTCGACGCGTTGCGTCGCCAGCTGGGTGTGGACTTCATCGTGGTGATGGATCGCCGCGCCTTGCGCCTGACGCACCCGGAGCCTGTGCGCATCGGGCGAGCGTTCAGCGGCAATGACGAGGCCCGTGCGTTGGCGGGCGAGACGTACGCCTCGCGTGCGGCGGGAAGTCTGGGTACCAGCATTCGCGGCTTCGCCCCGGTGATCGGCGAGCAGGGATACGTGATCGGCGCTGTCTCGGTCGGCGTTACCTTGGCCTCGCTCGGCGATTTGCTGAACGAGCGCCGCCGCGATGTGCTGATCGGTGTGCTGGCGCTCATGCTGATCGCCGCTTTCGGTGCACATTTGCTGGCGCGCTACATCAAGCGCGTGTTATTGGGCCTGGAGCCCTACGAGATCACCCGGCTGGTCGAAGAGCGCCAAGCCATGTTGGCGTCGGTGCGCGAGGGGGTGATGGCGGTCGACGACCGGGCCCGTATAACGCTGGTCAACCCTGCCGCCGAGCGCTTGCTTGCCAGCACCGGGCTGGGTAAAGCGCCGCTGAGCCGGCCGATTGCGGAATATCTGCCGAACAGTGGCCTGCCCGAGGTGTTGGCCAGCGCCACCGAGCAACTGGATCGGGAATTCAGCCTAAACGGTCGAGCGATCCTGGTTAACCGCGCACCGATCCGTCATCAGGGCCGAGTGATTGGCGCCATCGCGACCTTCCGCGACAAAAGCGAGGTCAACGCACTGGCCGAGCAACTGACCGGCGTGAGTCGCTACGCCGAAGCGCTCCGCGCAACCACCCATGAGTTCAAGAACAAGCTTCACGTCCTGCTCGGCTTGGCGCAGATGGGCGATCTGGATGCGTTGCGGGCCTATCTTCATGACCTGGCCGATCATCAGCTGGCGCCCGCCACCGCGCTGGTCGAGGGCATTGGTGAGCCGGTGCTGGCGGGATTTCTGCTGGGCAAACAGAGCGAGGCTCGTGAGCGCGGCATCTTATTCAAGGTGGATGTCGAACATCCCGTGCCGGCAGCGGCGCCTGAACAGGTGCATGGATTGGTGACCATCGTCGGAAATCTGCTGGAGAATGCGTTCGAAGCGGTGGCCGAGCAGGATGAACGGCGCGTCAACCTGACGCTGGACTACGATGAAGCCATGCTGTCGCTGCATGTACAGGACACCGGCGCGGGCATCGAGGCCGCCGTGCGTGAGCGTCTGTTTGAGCGGGGCGTATCGACCAAGGGTGAGAGGCGGGGGATCGGGCTGACTGCCGTTCACGAACAGGTCGAGGCCTGGGGAGGCACGTTGGCTGTGTATTCCGAGGCCGGTCGCGGCAGCCTATTCGAGATCGAACTGCCTTATCGTACCGCCGCTGGGACGGCAGAACCATGA
- a CDS encoding response regulator gives MKHVLRVLIVEDDPMVMRLNVDYLARLDGVDLVGQCESVPAALDLLEREVVDLVLLDVYLRSRSGLEVLRYLRAQDVNTDAVLITAASELDTVHAAQRLGARDYLVKPFNFERFRDAVEACRRAREALARLPEQLGQSDIDRLFSPPPALDARRPGDLPKGLTPASLAQVASAILTLDGDGFTSETLLPATGMSRVSVRKYLKHLSDAQLLEESFHYGQIGRPSFRYRCLDRAALQRLADG, from the coding sequence ATGAAACATGTCTTGCGCGTACTGATCGTCGAGGACGATCCCATGGTCATGCGCCTGAATGTCGATTACCTGGCCCGCCTCGATGGCGTCGACCTGGTCGGTCAGTGCGAAAGCGTGCCGGCCGCCCTCGACCTGCTGGAGCGCGAGGTGGTGGACCTGGTGCTGCTCGATGTTTACCTGCGCAGCCGCTCGGGGCTGGAGGTGCTGCGCTATCTACGGGCGCAGGACGTCAATACCGACGCCGTGCTGATCACCGCAGCGTCAGAACTCGATACCGTGCACGCGGCCCAGCGGCTTGGCGCACGAGACTATCTGGTCAAACCGTTCAACTTCGAACGCTTTCGCGATGCGGTGGAGGCGTGCAGGCGTGCCCGTGAAGCATTGGCCCGCCTGCCCGAGCAGTTAGGGCAGAGTGACATCGATCGGCTATTCAGCCCGCCGCCTGCGCTGGACGCTCGTCGCCCCGGCGATCTGCCCAAGGGCCTTACCCCCGCGTCGCTGGCGCAGGTGGCCTCGGCGATCCTGACGCTGGATGGCGACGGCTTCACCAGCGAGACCCTGTTGCCTGCCACCGGGATGTCGCGCGTCTCGGTGCGCAAATACCTCAAGCACCTGAGTGACGCACAGCTGCTGGAAGAGTCCTTTCACTACGGCCAGATCGGCCGTCCATCGTTTCGCTACCGTTGCCTGGATCGCGCCGCGCTGCAGCGGTTGGCAGACGGCTGA